In Malania oleifera isolate guangnan ecotype guangnan chromosome 8, ASM2987363v1, whole genome shotgun sequence, a single window of DNA contains:
- the LOC131162809 gene encoding cytochrome P450 CYP82D47-like — MVRDFPTPQDAVLAPRPYQGGHQVARRGYQAQCGGQQWNTALAKVFTLTSGEVETVGDVVTAIQFYNYLVSFRAPRKGKLKTGMEFFLLPSSSATYAASAFAVLLFLYSMLWISTSFRKKSVGQKIAAPEAAGAWPVIGHLHLLGGSQLPHRKLGNMADKHGPIFTIKLGMHRALVVSNPAMARECLTTHDKVFATRTRAVGVEHMGYNYAMFAFAPYGPYWRHVRKIAVTHLLSSHRLQILKCVSESQVKAAVNDIYRRWSGASGSGDGGSNAVLVEMSKWFGDVNLKVILRMVIGDRCLEDGSAANDRFRRALKEFFRLMGSFVVGDAIPFLRWLDVGGYEKEMKRTAAELDRSMEEWLEEHKGKRPVSAEDGGDFMGVMLSVLEGDEALSRLSDYGVVTVNKSTCLALVLGGSDTTTVTLVWALCLLLNNPHTLKKAQQELDAQVGRQQQLQGTHIKHLVYIQAIIKETLRLYPAAPLGAPHESIEDCTVGDHHVPAGTRLVVNLWKVHRDPQVWPDPDEFRPERFLTTHKDVDVRGQNFELIPFGSGRRMCPGVSFALQVMHFTLANLLHGFEIATPNDDPVDMGERFGLTMAKATPLEVLLSPRLPSHLYV; from the exons CCATACAATTCTACAATTATCTCGTTTCATTCAGAGCGCCAAGGAAAGGAAAACTGAAGACAGGCATGGAGTTTTTCCTCCTCCCTTCCTCCTCCGCCACTTACGCTGCTTCCGCCTTCGCTGTTCTTCTCTTCCTCTATTCCATGTTATGGATTTCTACAAGTTTCCGAAAGAAGTCAGTCGGCCAAAAAATAGCAGCCCCTGAAGCCGCCGGCGCGTGGCCGGTGATCGGCCACCTCCATCTCCTCGGAGGATCCCAACTCCCCCACAGGAAGCTGGGGAACATGGCCGACAAGCACGGCCCAATCTTCACGATAAAGCTGGGCATGCACAGGGCCCTGGTCGTGAGCAATCCGGCGATGGCCCGGGAGTGTCTGACCACTCACGACAAAGTCTTCGCCACCCGCACCAGAGCAGTGGGCGTGGAGCACATGGGCTACAACTACGCCATGTTCGCGTTCGCCCCTTACGGCCCTTACTGGCGCCATGTGCGCAAGATAGCCGTGACCCATCTCCTCTCCAGCCACCGCCTCCAGATCCTCAAGTGCGTGTCTGAATCCCAAGTGAAAGCGGCCGTAAACGATATCTATCGGAGATGGTCCGGAGCCAGTGGCAGCGGAGATGGTGGTTCAAATGCGGTGCTGGTGGAGATGAGCAAGTGGTTTGGGGATGTAAATCTGAAAGTGATTCTTAGGATGGTGATAGGAGACCGATGTTTGGAAGATGGCAGCGCCGCCAACGATCGGTTTCGGAGGGCGTTGAAGGAGTTTTTCCGGCTGATGGGGTCGTTCGTGGTGGGAGATGCTATTCCGTTTCTGAGGTGGTTGGATGTGGGGGGATACGAGAAGGAAATGAAAAGAACCGCGGCGGAATTGGATCGCTCGATGGAGGAGTGGTTGGAGGAGCACAAGGGCAAGAGGCCGGTTTCGGCGGAAGACGGCGGCGACTTTATGGGCGTTATGTTGTCCGTACTCGAGGGTGACGAAGCTCTTTCGAGGCTTTCCGATTACGGCGTCGTCACTGTCAACAAATCTACATGCCTG GCTCTCGTGTTGGGGGGCTCTGACACCACAACTGTGACGCTGGTATGGGCTCTCTGCTTGCTCCTCAACAATCCCCATACTTTAAAGAAAGCCCAACAAGAATTGGATGCCCAGGTTGGGAGACAGCAACAACTACAGGGAACTCATATCAAACACTTGGTATACATCCAAGCCATCATCAAGGAGACCCTGCGCCTTTACCCCGCTGCGCCTCTAGGAGCACCTCACGAATCCATAGAAGATTGCACCGTCGGTGACCACCACGTCCCAGCCGGCACACGCCTGGTGGTGAACCTGTGGAAGGTTCACCGAGACCCGCAAGTGTGGCCTGATCCAGACGAATTTCGACCGGAGAGATTTTTGACAACCCACAAGGATGTGGATGTGAGGGGGCAAAATTTTGAGTTGATCCCATTCGGCAGCGGCAGAAGAATGTGCCCTGGagtttcttttgctcttcaggtTATGCATTTTACACTGGCCAATTTGCTACATGGGTTTGAGATTGCAACTCCAAACGATGACCCAGTTGACATGGGGGAGCGATTTGGGCTAACCATGGCTAAGGCAACGCCATTGGAAGTCCTCCTCTCACCTCGCTTGCCTTCTCACCTATATGTGTAA